From a single Drosophila gunungcola strain Sukarami chromosome 2L unlocalized genomic scaffold, Dgunungcola_SK_2 000008F, whole genome shotgun sequence genomic region:
- the LOC128253409 gene encoding tubulin glycylase 3B, with product MTQSTTPTGFTGNRNRYYNPVSKIQSLIHNLDAELVQLCKQCSVPKPLSSHNNNYASTFGSLGGGGSSSLGSSMAAGHFRPEVIGNLLARTRAANPIPSSSPMAPEAQKRQMRNVYRTRVIDAYRNRRIFTVYGNYHTVRRALMRRGWLEKLPASRHAKLQSMSEDALLEHARRGNDYEAVVLSKMINHFPAFFIWQGKGQRDLCAEVRPFRNRVRRSQFLDFSTKVGLVGCAEQERWYREDGVCGMSYPRFYRLGGTNLEERMAFIEDYQQTQARSLLLYVREHQPAEMVSEHGTVHTTTLDFALDKVKKMVRHAEHYSLDDARIKPPTPAEIVENQTFMVQSTDVLKSGAKFKGSEKVMAEYARLAGLYLDQVESLRPDYRWDGSRNLWILKPGYQSRGIGIVIRSSLDDILQWTSNNQNKKYIVQKYIERPLLIYRTKFDIRQYMLLTITDTKVSIWTYRDCYLRFSSQEFTMDDLRESIHLTNNSVQKRYKNKSNRDPRLPKNNMWSLDQFKDYLRHMGASEGAWSKTYNGFKQNLVAVVMASLDETELLQNAFELYGCDFMLDEHYNPILIEINSTPDLSPSTEITARICPMVLKDCIRVVVDLPKNPTAGTGLFELAFEVNYSIDKGADGKPLELNGKQMTLFENMPKMRSSPRTRLLRKILNNVKPSTSRKVEKVKEAQAKHEKAAVKISKKKRMAASSGSLSEASAQPSTQILVTKTTLNQTTRENLALQYTAPK from the exons ATGACGCAGAGCACCACGCCGACCGGCTTCACCGGGAACCGCAACCGCTACTACAACCCCGTCTCCAAGATCCAGTCGCTCATCCACAACCTGGACGCGGAGCTGGTCCAGCTGTGCAAGCAGTGCTCCGTGCCCAAGCCCCTGagcagccacaacaacaactatgCCTCGACCTTCGGATCGCTGGGTGGTGGTGGCTCGAGCTCCCTGGGCAGCAGCATGGCCGCCGGCCACTTCCGTCCCGAGGTCATCGGCAACCTGCTGGCCCGCACGCGTGCGGCCAACCCGATCCCGTCCAGTTCGCCCATGGCGCCGGAAGCCCAGAAGCGCCAGATGCGCAACGTCTACCGCACCCGGGTGATCGACGCGTACCGCAACCGGCGAATCTTCACCGTGTACGGGAACTACCACACGGTGCGGCGGGCCCTGATGCGCCGGGGCTGGCTGGAGAAGCTGCCGGCCTCCCGGCACGCCAAGCTGCAGAGCATGTCCGAGGACGCCCTGCTGGAGCACGCCCGACGCGGCAACGACTACGAGGCGGTGGTCCTCTCCAAGATGATCAACCACTTCCCGGCCTTCTTCATCTGGCAGGGCAAGGGCCAGCGCGACCTGTGCGCCGAGGTGAGGCCCTTCCGCAACCGGGTGCGCCGCAGCCAGTTCCTGGACTTCTCCACCAAGGTGGGCCTGGTGGGCTGCGCCGAGCAGGAGCGCTGGTACCGCGAGGACGGCGTCTGCGGGATGAGCTACCCGCGCTTCTACCGCCTGGGCGGCACCAACCTGGAGGAGCGCATGGCCTTCATCGAGGACTACCAGCAGACGCAGGCCCGGTCGCTGCTGCTCTACGTGAGGGAGCACCAGCCGGCGGAGATGGTCAGCGAGCACGGCACCGTGCACACCACCACCCTGGACTTCGCCCTCGACAAGGTGAAGAAGATGGTGCGCCACGCGGAGCACTACTCCCTGGACGACGCCCGCATCAAGCCGCCGACTCCCGCAGAGATCGTCGAGAACCAGACCTTCATGGTGCAGTCCACCGACGTGCTCAAGTCCGGCGCCAAGTTCAAGGGCAGCGAGAAGGTGATGGCGGAGTACGCCCGTCTGGCGGGGCTCTACCTCGACCAGGTCGAGTCGCTGCGGCCGGACTACCGCTGGGATGGCAGCCGCAACCTGTGGATCCTCAAGCCCGGCTACCAGTCGCGCGGCATCGGCATCGTCATACGCAGTTCCCTGGACGACATTCTGCAGTGGACGTCGAACAATCAGAACAAGAAATACATCGTCCAGAAGTACATAG AGCGACCCTTGCTGATCTACCGCACCAAGTTCGATATCCGTCAGTACATGCTGCTGACCATCACGGACACAAAGGTGAGCATCTGGACGTACCGCGACTGCTATCTGCGCTTCAGCTCGCAGGAGTTCACCATGGACGACCTGCGCGAGAGCATCCACCTGACCAACAACTCGGTGCAGAAGCGGTACAAGAACAAGAGCAACCGGGACCCGAGGCTGCCCAAGAACAACATGTGGTCGCTGGACCAGTTCAAGGACTACCTCCGCCACATGGGTGCCTCGGAGGGGGCGTGGTCAAAGACCTACAACGGGTTCAAGCAGAACCTGGTGGCGGTGGTGATGGCCAGCCTGGACGAGACGGAGCTGTTGCAGAACGCCTTCGAGCTCTACGGATGTGACTTCATGCTCGACGAGCACTACAACCCCATCCTGATCGAGATCAACTCGACGCCGGATCTCTCGCCCTCGACCGAAATCACGGCCAGGATCTGTCCCATGGTCCTGAAGGACTGCATCCGCGTGGTGGTCGACCTGCCCAAGAACCCCACCGCCGGCACTGGGCTCTTCGAGCTGGCCTTCGAGGTCAACTACAGCATCGACAAGGGCGCGGACGGCAAGCCGCTGGAGCTGAATGGCAAGCAGATGACCCTCTTTGAGAACATGCCCAAGATGCGGAGCAGCCCGCGGACGCGGCTCCTGCGTAAGATTCTGAACAACGTGAAGCCATCCACCAGCAGGAAAGTGGAGAAGGTCAAGGAGGCCCAAGCTAAACATGAGAAAGCCGCTGTCAAGATCTCCAAAAAGAAG AGAATGGCGGCCTCTTCTGGAAGTTTAAGTGAGGCCTCGGCCCAGCCATCGACGCAGATCTTGGTAACCAAGACCACACTAAATCAAACAACTCGTGAAAACCTGGCACTCCAATACACTGCTCCCAAGTAA
- the LOC128253415 gene encoding tubulin glycylase 3A — protein sequence MQTRPSSEPQRSKEQARDQVDQPQKCASATLAKKPAESPPAAPPPTPASRVAAPLTVPVIQLTPAQSESPVRVGLGLGLPVAPPKVFPDSGNKENKEPARAQPSSKSCPLGAPTNYVARRTWITTERMNELRRKAQEAAKQNKIFTIRGCFNSVRNALLTRGWVEKLDVHRKVMPTGQMTYEDLTQRLPKRKAGETRRQYVQKCERNIMSRFLEHMPVDFLWTNRKEKCDYIDQAKNPGMTINKFHRAPFTSKEGLCSQLRDFHWFFEEGTAEMCFPRCYNVWSPEELGEFVENFKLTACVAFLRALLCRYHKQGAEAVFSCSGKIPYSAIDFAHKRLVEFLDSCQHNDIDFEDPPRIWEHDWDAFLFQHHQLVNEDARIQHDGGQRLDPMVKSCLSLLDKMKAHWPQYSLDGYQNLWIVKPANKCRGRGIILMDNLKKILSVVNPSIASKSRYVVQKYIERPLILFQTKFDIRQWFLITNTQPLVVWFYRESYLRFSSQEYSLSNHHESVHLTNYAIQKKYTNGKRDKRLPSENMWDCYSFQAYLRQIGKYNMWLERIFPGMRKAIVGCMLASQENMDRRPNTFELFGADFMICENFYPWLIEINSSPDLGATTSVTARMCPQCLEDVVKVVIDRRTDPKADMGNFELAYRQVVPPTPAYMGLNLFVKGKQVLQKVSHGGGHGHGHYQQQRKERSLATSSVYRQRSALIHPAASISRIHRAMPTFNATEYMEKYMVEPLSSSRSSLCSQPLQKSPSVAPVLTAPPSASLSPYFLKQAGRSVTQLLSASHKRNTAGSLSGEPMPSTALPPKRQRSCGPRLSSTNPAEGAEKKFKILIKNYSAAGNESLQEARPQALTSSTAPAMSERKWRSLRNIAATTGGSSNSASRSKGAPVAPAPSLPPRRFARTKSEIDSTVSMHAIGRTFGRKSNGPRLPISVSVQALHRGEPIVAALKQATSELQLSQAQMMSPRTALANKLNSSTLTVPTPALPVG from the exons ATGCAGACGCGTCCGAGCAGTGAGCCGCAGCGCAGCAAGGAGCAGGCGAGGGATCAGGTGGACCAGCCCCAGAAGTGCGCCAGTGCCACGCTGGCCAAGAAGCCAGCAGAAAGTCCGCCGGCGGCTCCACCGCCCACACCGGCCAGTCGCGTGGCGGCCCCTCTGACGGTGCCAGTGATCCAGCTCACGCCCGCCCAGAGCGAGAGTCCCGTGAGggtgggactgggactgggactgccAGTCGCTCCTCCGAAGGTGTTCCCCGACAGCGGCAACAAGGAGAACAAGGAGCCTGCCAGGGCTCAGCCTTCCAGCAAGTCGTGCCCCCTGGGCGCGCCCACCAACTACGTGGCCAGGCGCACCTGGATCACCACCGAGCGCATGAACGAGCTGCGGCGGAAGGCCCAGGAGGCGGCCAAGCAGAACAAGATCTTCACCATACGCGGTTGCTTCAACTCGGTGCGGAACGCCCTGCTGACGCGGGGCTGGGTGGAGAAGCTGGACGTGCACCGGAAGGTGATGCCGACGGGCCAGATGACCTACGAGGACCTCACCCAGCGCCTGCCCAAGCGGAAGGCGGGCGAGACGCGGCGCCAGTACGTGCAGAAGTGCGAGAGGAACATCATGTCGCGCTTCCTGGAGCACATGCCCGTCGACTTCCTGTGGACGAACCGCAAGGAGAAGTGCGACTACATCGACCAGGCCAAGAACCCCGGCATGACCATCAACAAGTTCCACCGGGCGCCGTTCACCTCGAAGGAGGGTCTGTGCAGCCAGCTGCGCGACTTCCACTGGTTCTTCGAGGAGGGCACCGCCGAGATGTGCTTCCCGCGCTGCTACAACGTCTGGAGTCCCGAGGAGCTGGGCGAGTTCGTCGAGAACTTCAAGCTGACCGCCTGCGTGGCCTTCCTGCGGGCCCTGCTCTGCCGGTACCACAAGCAGGGCGCCGAGGCGGTGTTCTCCTGCAGCGGCAAGATCCCCTACTCCGCGATAGACTTCGCCCACAAGCGCCTGGTGGAGTTCCTCGACAGCTGCCAGCACAACGACATCGACTTCGAGGACCCGCCTCGGATATGGGAGCACGACTGGGACGCCTTCTTGTTCCAGCACCACCAGCTGGTCAACGAGGACGCGCGCATCCAGCACGACGGCGGCCAGCGGCTGGACCCGATGGTCAAGAGCTGCCTCTCGCTGCTCGACAAGATGAAGGCGCACTGGCCGCAGTACAGCCTCGACGGCTACCAGAACCTGTGGATCGTCAAGCCGGCCAACAAGTGCCGCGGCAGGGGCATCATCCTCATGGACAACCTCAAGAAAATCCTGTCCGTAGTCAACCCGTCGATAGCCTCCAAGAGCCGCTATGTGGTGCAGAAGTACATAG AGCGGCCGTTGATCCTGTTCCAAACCAAATTCGACATTCGCCAGTGGTTTCTGATAACCAACACCCAG CCCCTGGTGGTGTGGTTCTACCGGGAGAGCTATCTGCGGTTTAGCTCGCAGGAGTACAGCCTCAGCAACCACCATGAATCGGTGCACCTGACCAACTATGCGATCCAGAAGAAGTACACCAACGGAAAGCGGGACAAGCGACTGCCGAGCGAGAACATGTGGGACTGCTACTCCTTCCAGGCGTACCTGCGTCAAATTGGCAAGTACAACATGTGGCTGGAGAGGATCTTCCCCGGAATGCGCAAAGCCATCGTTGGCTGCATGCTGGCTTCCCAGGAGAACATGGACCGGCGCCCCAACACCTTCGAGCTCTTCGGCGCCGACTTCATGATCTGCGAGAACTTCTATCCGTGGCTGATCGAGATCAACTCCAGTCCGGACTTGGGAGCCACCACCAGCGTGACGGCGCGCATGTGTCCGCAGTGTTTGGAGGATGTTGTCAAGG TTGTCATCGATCGTCGTACGGATCCCAAGGCGGACATGGGCAACTTTGAGCTGGCCTACCGCCAGGTTGTTCCGCCCACGCCCGCCTACATGGGCCTCAACCTGTTCGTGAAGGGCAAGCAGGTGCTGCAGAAGGTGAGCCACGGCGGCGGTCATGGTCATGGTCACTACCAGCAGCAGCGAAAGGAGCGGTCCCTGGCCACCAGCAGCGTCTACCGCCAGCGGTCGGCCCTCATTCACCCGGCGGCGAGTATTTCGCGGATCCACCGCGCCATGCCCACCTTCAATGCCACCGAATACATGGAGAAGTACATGGTAGAGCCGCTGAgcagcagtcgcagcagcCTGTGCAGCCAGCCACTGCAGAAGTCGCCCTCAGTGGCTCCAGTTCTCACGGCCCCGCCGTCGGCATCCCTGAGTCCCTATTTCCTCAAGCAGGCGGGCCGCTCCGTGACCCAGCTGCTTAGTGCCTCCCACAAGCGGAACACGGCAGGCTCCCTGTCGGGTGAACCCATGCCGAGCACCGCACTGCCGCCCAAGCGCCAGCGTAGCTGCGGACCCAGGCTCAGCTCCACTAACCCTGCGGAGGGTGCGGAAAAGAAGTTTAAGATCCTGATCAAAAACTATTCGGCCGCCGGAAACGAGTCGCTGCAGGAGGCGCGCCCGCAGGCACTTACCTCCTCCACGGCTCCGGCCATGAGTGAGCGAAAGTGGCGTAGTCTGCGCAACATTGCGGCCACAACGGGCGGCTCCTCCAACTCCGCGTCCCGCTCCAAAGGAGCCCCCGTGGCCCCTGCTCCCAGTTTGCCGCCGCGCCGCTTCGCCCGCACCAAGTCCGAGATCGACAGCACGGTCAGCATGCACGCCATCGGCAGGACCTTTGGCCGGAAGTCGAACGGCCCCAGGCTCCCCATAAGTGTGTCCGTGCAGGCACTGCATCGCGGAGAGCCCATAGTGGCGGCTCTGAAGCAGGCCACCAGCGAGCTGCAGCTCTCCCAGGCCCAGATGATGAGTCCCCGGACTGCGCTGGCCAACAAGCTGAACAGCTCCACGCTGACCGTACCCACGCCAGCTCTTCCGGTTGGCTAG